The following proteins come from a genomic window of Leptospira bandrabouensis:
- the nadB gene encoding L-aspartate oxidase: protein MTRIKTDFLIIGSGVSGLFTALKLAPLGSVVVVTKKADYESNTNYAQGGIASVFDDKDKFEEHIQDTLESGAGLCDLDAVRVLVEEGPTRVRELLDLGVPFTRNQTGELDLAREGGHSKNRIIHSLDRTGSAVEQSLLDHVHANKNIQILENHACVDLITKHHLKDKGNLPLRCYGAYIVDTETGEVFPVLAKKTILATGGAGQVYLHTTNPNIATGDGVASAYRAGAIVKNMEFYQFHPTSLFHEQGNSFLISEAVRGHGGILREIGGRPFMKDYHTLGELAPRDIVARAIDDTMKKRGEPHVLLDITHRPANDIINHFPSIYERCKKLGIDITTDPIPVVPAAHYMCGGVATDLLGRTNIADLYACGETTCTGVHGGNRLASNSLLECLVFSHRIAGDIQSQGKLSYSAETDLIPDWNKEGTTNTEEWVLISHDLIEIKTIMSNYVGIVRSDMRLERALRRIKLISEEVKDYYNRTTVSLGLLELRNLVKVAELIVRSALLRKESRGLHFSTDYPEDRTPSRQDTILSHKL from the coding sequence GTGACTCGAATTAAAACAGATTTTTTAATCATCGGAAGCGGAGTGAGTGGCCTCTTTACCGCATTGAAGTTGGCTCCGCTTGGATCCGTAGTCGTTGTCACTAAAAAAGCAGACTACGAATCCAATACCAATTATGCACAAGGGGGAATTGCCTCTGTTTTCGATGATAAGGATAAGTTCGAGGAACACATCCAAGATACCTTAGAATCAGGAGCGGGACTTTGTGATTTAGATGCTGTGCGAGTGTTAGTGGAAGAAGGACCCACAAGGGTCAGGGAACTTCTAGACCTTGGTGTTCCTTTTACCAGAAACCAAACGGGGGAATTGGACCTTGCCCGCGAAGGTGGTCATAGCAAAAATAGGATCATCCATTCACTCGATAGAACCGGAAGTGCCGTAGAACAGTCGTTACTTGACCATGTTCATGCCAATAAAAATATCCAAATTTTGGAAAACCATGCCTGTGTGGATCTCATCACCAAACACCATTTAAAGGATAAAGGAAATCTTCCTTTAAGGTGTTATGGTGCTTATATAGTCGATACAGAAACAGGTGAGGTATTTCCAGTTCTCGCTAAAAAAACAATTTTAGCCACGGGTGGTGCCGGTCAGGTGTATTTACACACAACCAATCCGAACATTGCCACTGGTGATGGTGTGGCCAGTGCCTACCGTGCAGGGGCCATCGTCAAAAATATGGAATTTTATCAGTTCCATCCCACTTCTCTTTTTCACGAACAAGGAAATAGTTTTTTAATTTCAGAAGCAGTGCGAGGCCATGGTGGCATCTTACGAGAGATAGGTGGTAGACCTTTCATGAAAGACTATCATACGTTAGGGGAACTTGCACCTCGTGATATTGTGGCTCGTGCCATCGATGATACGATGAAAAAAAGAGGAGAACCTCATGTCCTTCTCGATATCACTCACAGACCTGCCAACGACATCATCAATCACTTTCCATCGATTTATGAACGTTGTAAAAAACTAGGAATCGATATCACAACCGATCCTATTCCTGTGGTGCCAGCAGCACATTATATGTGTGGTGGTGTGGCAACCGATCTTCTCGGACGAACTAATATTGCTGACTTATATGCTTGTGGGGAAACCACTTGCACAGGAGTCCACGGTGGAAACCGATTGGCATCCAATAGTTTACTCGAATGCCTTGTTTTCTCCCATAGAATTGCTGGAGATATCCAGTCCCAAGGAAAACTAAGTTATTCCGCTGAAACAGATCTTATCCCTGATTGGAACAAAGAAGGAACTACCAATACAGAAGAATGGGTTCTTATCTCCCATGATTTGATCGAAATCAAAACCATTATGAGTAATTACGTTGGGATTGTGCGTTCAGATATGCGACTCGAAAGAGCCCTTCGCAGGATAAAACTGATCTCGGAAGAAGTAAAAGACTATTACAATAGGACCACTGTCTCTCTGGGTTTACTAGAACTTCGAAATTTAGTAAAAGTCGCTGAACTCATAGTTCGCTCTGCACTTTTACGAAAAGAAAGTCGCGGTCTTCATTTTAGTACGGACTATCCAGAAGATAGAACCCCTTCCAGACAAGATACCATCCTTTCTCACAAACTATAA
- a CDS encoding tyrosine-type recombinase/integrase — protein MIKLRYSLDDNRFHLRFGYSTTYFSMAKSIPNALYHYPTKSWSYPNDPKTIKQVLNEFEPYDIRISPKEIPKKCGLLDDFLKATRDRNFTFCTTKTYFSHLFRLLMFTEKLPSNIKMMDIENYLDHFVIERGAKASSVRSARQAFIFYFREVRKQFTDLKFPKMKVESKLPEVLSAEETRAIFNALPNQKHKLLLLISYSSGLRVSEVIHLKITDIDFKRNMVRVTQGKGKKDRYTILASSLVEELKEYLKVREYNLLLRQSYNEMRANPWLFPGMKNRPLNIRTAESIFTNAAQKAKIQKKVSFHSLRHAFATHLLELGTDLRMIQTLLGHASVRTTQIYTKVARSRLENIVSPLDRIPNQKEKTILLPENKQKD, from the coding sequence ATGATAAAACTTCGTTATTCCCTCGATGACAATCGGTTCCATTTACGATTTGGATATTCGACTACTTATTTCTCTATGGCAAAATCGATTCCCAACGCACTTTACCATTACCCTACCAAGTCATGGTCTTATCCCAATGATCCAAAAACCATAAAACAAGTATTAAATGAATTTGAACCTTATGACATTCGAATCTCTCCAAAAGAAATTCCCAAAAAATGCGGACTTTTAGATGATTTTCTAAAAGCAACAAGGGATAGAAATTTCACTTTCTGCACAACAAAAACTTACTTTTCTCATTTGTTTCGATTACTGATGTTTACAGAAAAACTTCCATCTAACATAAAAATGATGGATATTGAAAATTATTTAGACCATTTTGTAATAGAGCGCGGCGCAAAAGCTTCAAGTGTTCGTTCAGCAAGACAGGCGTTTATCTTCTATTTTCGTGAAGTAAGAAAGCAGTTCACTGATCTAAAATTTCCTAAAATGAAAGTAGAATCTAAACTACCAGAAGTTTTGTCAGCGGAAGAAACAAGAGCCATTTTTAACGCTTTGCCAAATCAAAAACATAAATTGTTACTACTCATCAGTTACTCTTCCGGATTACGTGTAAGTGAAGTGATTCATTTAAAAATAACGGATATAGATTTTAAACGAAATATGGTTCGTGTCACCCAAGGGAAAGGTAAAAAAGATAGGTATACCATACTTGCGAGTTCCCTTGTGGAAGAACTTAAAGAATATTTAAAAGTCAGGGAATACAATTTATTATTACGACAAAGTTATAACGAAATGCGAGCCAACCCTTGGTTATTTCCAGGAATGAAAAATAGACCACTTAATATTCGTACTGCGGAAAGTATTTTCACAAATGCGGCGCAAAAAGCAAAAATCCAAAAGAAGGTTAGTTTTCATAGTTTGCGGCATGCATTTGCCACACATCTTTTAGAATTGGGAACAGATCTACGAATGATCCAAACTTTACTCGGACACGCAAGTGTCCGAACCACACAAATTTATACAAAAGTGGCAAGAAGCCGGTTAGAAAATATCGTCAGTCCTTTGGACCGAATTCCAAACCAAAAAGAAAAAACGATCCTTTTGCCAGAAAACAAACAAAAAGACTAA
- a CDS encoding DUF1801 domain-containing protein, producing MRDKFEQFYSSLTETEISIVMRLKEILKPFETLEERISYSVLYYFQNSRVCFIWPASIKPGPKSGVQFGFCNGYLLYDPNQKLEKENRKQVYCLTFHSVTEINEYELNNFIKNALEVDQSIFKKKK from the coding sequence ATGAGAGACAAATTCGAACAATTTTATTCTTCTTTAACAGAAACTGAAATTTCAATTGTTATGCGACTTAAAGAAATTTTGAAACCATTTGAAACTCTCGAAGAAAGGATTTCTTATTCTGTCCTCTACTACTTTCAAAATAGTCGTGTTTGTTTTATTTGGCCAGCTTCGATCAAACCTGGACCAAAATCGGGAGTCCAGTTTGGATTTTGTAACGGTTATCTGTTATACGATCCAAATCAAAAACTTGAAAAAGAAAACCGCAAACAAGTTTATTGTCTCACATTTCATTCAGTCACTGAAATCAACGAATATGAACTTAATAATTTTATAAAAAATGCTTTAGAAGTGGACCAAAGTATTTTTAAAAAGAAAAAGTAG
- a CDS encoding DUF805 domain-containing protein, with the protein MSFQDAIKVCFQKYADFSGTAKRPEFWWWVVFCIIISAILNMVLPIIGAVFSLAVLLPSLSVGSRRLHDVGMSGWWQLIGLTGIGVLVLIYFWAQKGKG; encoded by the coding sequence ATGTCATTCCAAGATGCGATAAAGGTATGTTTTCAAAAATATGCTGATTTTAGTGGCACAGCAAAAAGGCCAGAGTTCTGGTGGTGGGTTGTCTTTTGTATCATCATTAGTGCGATACTTAACATGGTTCTTCCTATCATTGGTGCCGTTTTTTCTTTAGCCGTTTTGTTGCCAAGTTTGAGTGTAGGTTCTCGTCGTCTTCATGATGTGGGAATGAGTGGGTGGTGGCAATTGATTGGTCTAACAGGAATTGGAGTGCTTGTTTTAATTTATTTCTGGGCACAAAAGGGAAAAGGCTAA
- a CDS encoding DJ-1/PfpI family protein — MLHIGILIFPEVEVLDFAGPFEVFSIAENNDQKKLCNVFLVSENLSPVKARNGLIVLPNFEYKNCPPMDILIVPGGYGAEEIEIKNQTTLSWIKTKYLAVKHLASICTGAFLLAELGLLKGLDVTTHWMDINTLKNNYPLLNVKEKLRYTDNGKILTSGGISSGIHLSFYLLQKLFGLEVATRTAKRMEYDWSSDQDRL, encoded by the coding sequence ATGTTACATATAGGAATTCTCATATTCCCTGAAGTGGAAGTATTGGACTTTGCCGGTCCCTTTGAAGTATTTTCTATCGCAGAAAACAACGATCAGAAAAAATTATGTAATGTATTTTTAGTCTCAGAAAACCTTTCTCCCGTTAAAGCAAGAAACGGACTTATAGTTTTGCCTAACTTTGAATACAAAAATTGCCCGCCAATGGACATTTTGATAGTCCCTGGAGGATACGGTGCCGAAGAGATAGAGATTAAAAATCAAACAACCCTTAGTTGGATCAAAACAAAATACTTAGCAGTTAAACATTTAGCTTCCATTTGTACAGGAGCTTTTTTATTAGCAGAATTAGGACTTTTAAAGGGATTAGATGTGACCACTCATTGGATGGATATAAATACTCTCAAAAACAATTACCCTCTGTTAAACGTGAAAGAGAAATTAAGATATACAGATAATGGAAAAATCCTTACATCGGGAGGAATCTCCTCCGGTATCCATTTGAGTTTTTATCTTCTTCAAAAACTATTTGGATTAGAGGTAGCCACTCGAACCGCAAAACGGATGGAATATGATTGGAGTTCGGACCAAGATAGGTTGTAA
- a CDS encoding DUF2798 domain-containing protein, whose protein sequence is MNRILKEELVFSTMMPIGMVTVMLSYNMILIFGFHSNTLLMILKQFIPIFLIAFAVEQLVVSHNVKKLHKIFVSPSDPKFKHILIMVLLMVTSMCLLMTLITTLINIGTENHFLKHYISSVIKNYPVALLAQLIVVGPIVRSIQVKLFSKPKLVS, encoded by the coding sequence TTGAATCGAATTCTTAAAGAAGAATTAGTTTTTTCTACAATGATGCCAATTGGTATGGTAACGGTTATGTTATCATATAACATGATTTTAATTTTTGGATTTCATTCCAATACCTTACTAATGATTTTAAAACAGTTTATTCCCATTTTTTTAATTGCCTTTGCGGTAGAACAATTAGTGGTAAGTCATAATGTAAAGAAATTACATAAAATTTTTGTCTCTCCAAGTGATCCCAAGTTTAAACATATATTAATCATGGTTTTACTTATGGTTACATCAATGTGTTTACTCATGACCCTCATCACAACCCTGATCAATATAGGAACAGAAAATCATTTTCTCAAACATTACATCAGTTCAGTCATTAAAAATTATCCAGTAGCACTTCTTGCGCAGCTAATCGTCGTCGGCCCCATCGTCCGCTCTATCCAAGTAAAACTATTTAGCAAACCAAAACTTGTTTCTTAA
- a CDS encoding tetratricopeptide repeat protein, translated as MAEETDYLGYMNKGNYAMALNLLDQALLQNPEDPILLYNFALCCFQTKNFKKSIQVLDRILSEYPGFIELDNVYRLKVFALVELKDWETAESIIKERLQVAVDDAKLLSFLAHVYEYTHRLEEAIDIHRRILRHTPDYKNSLNSLGYLLALKKKLNTEERSEAIRSLKKALELDPNNPAYLDSFGYFLQTIGKPEEAWKAYRKALQKNPNHPILLERLKNLKK; from the coding sequence ATGGCTGAAGAAACAGACTACCTCGGTTACATGAATAAAGGCAATTATGCTATGGCACTAAACCTTTTGGACCAGGCCTTACTCCAAAATCCAGAAGACCCAATCCTTTTGTATAATTTTGCATTATGTTGTTTTCAGACTAAAAACTTTAAAAAATCAATTCAGGTTTTGGACCGGATCCTCAGCGAATACCCTGGATTCATTGAACTGGACAATGTGTACCGCCTAAAAGTATTTGCCCTTGTGGAATTAAAGGATTGGGAAACAGCCGAATCCATTATCAAAGAAAGATTGCAAGTCGCAGTGGATGATGCCAAACTCCTTTCTTTTTTAGCCCATGTTTATGAATACACACATCGTTTGGAAGAAGCCATCGATATCCATAGAAGGATTTTAAGGCATACTCCCGATTACAAAAACAGTTTAAATTCCCTTGGTTACCTCCTTGCTTTGAAAAAAAAGCTAAATACGGAAGAACGTTCGGAAGCCATCCGGTCTTTAAAAAAAGCTCTGGAACTCGATCCCAACAACCCAGCCTATTTGGATTCCTTTGGTTATTTTTTGCAAACCATTGGAAAACCAGAGGAAGCTTGGAAAGCCTATCGCAAAGCCCTACAAAAGAACCCAAACCATCCCATCCTCTTAGAAAGATTGAAGAACCTAAAGAAATAA
- the surE gene encoding 5'/3'-nucleotidase SurE — protein MNLLITNDDGISSAGIKALERVLGKSYNTYLIAPLKERSVTSMALTIFQGMRVERINDNHFIADGFPADCVNIGLYAEIFPKIDFVISGINRGVNMGYDVHYSGTVGAAKHGALHGIPSLAVSSGRIDPDDGYEKEAELVLSFLEKYKSQIQSGEVWNLNFPPEISGSGTLNEVVFTRLGRRRYSEKYEKKQIIEGVSEFQLNGSLLGHDEETGTDFEAYYQGKLPVTPIQLDLTEKIRLKELQSK, from the coding sequence TTGAATTTACTCATTACTAATGACGATGGAATTTCATCCGCTGGAATTAAAGCCTTAGAACGTGTTCTTGGTAAATCCTATAACACTTATCTCATCGCACCATTGAAAGAACGTTCTGTGACATCCATGGCACTCACCATCTTCCAAGGGATGCGAGTCGAAAGAATCAATGACAACCATTTTATTGCCGACGGTTTTCCAGCTGATTGTGTGAACATTGGATTGTATGCTGAGATTTTTCCGAAAATTGACTTTGTCATCTCAGGAATCAACCGTGGTGTGAATATGGGATATGATGTCCATTATTCGGGAACTGTTGGCGCAGCCAAACATGGAGCCCTCCATGGGATTCCCTCTCTTGCCGTGAGTTCAGGTAGGATCGATCCTGACGATGGTTATGAGAAAGAAGCCGAACTAGTTTTATCTTTTTTGGAGAAATACAAATCGCAGATTCAGTCCGGCGAAGTATGGAATTTAAATTTCCCTCCCGAAATTTCTGGTTCAGGCACATTAAACGAAGTTGTGTTTACTCGTCTTGGTCGTCGTCGTTACTCCGAAAAGTATGAAAAAAAACAAATCATAGAAGGTGTCAGCGAATTTCAGTTAAACGGAAGTTTGCTTGGACATGATGAAGAAACAGGAACTGACTTTGAAGCCTATTACCAAGGAAAACTTCCTGTCACACCGATTCAATTGGATCTAACGGAAAAGATTCGATTAAAGGAACTACAATCTAAGTAA
- the sppA gene encoding signal peptide peptidase SppA yields MERNQFLLFLSFLFSTIATILGIAILVSGSSLARFSSGTGGGLFQASEIGAVVIPIVGEIHSGVSTFDSTGAETVLRQLRDLEEDANIKGILVEINSPGGTVAASQEIFNELLHLRKTKKIVVSMKDVAASGGYYIAAASDYIFAQNGTITGSIGVISFAPNVKGLLDRYGVGVRTYKAGKYKDMYSPFRDSTNEEDDMIGKQLQDTYRKFVEDVAKGRNKTVKSIEELAEGKIYSGEDAFRNKLVDDIGGRREAHKKLSELCQYDGLIPLFEQEVSPFDRFLQSIGVRFLGDNSHISKIRSLLQSQVLVILPTALGKLML; encoded by the coding sequence ATGGAAAGAAACCAATTTCTTCTCTTTCTCTCCTTTTTGTTCTCCACCATTGCCACAATTCTCGGAATTGCCATCTTGGTATCTGGATCAAGCCTTGCCCGTTTCTCTAGTGGGACCGGCGGTGGTCTTTTCCAAGCCAGTGAAATTGGAGCTGTCGTCATACCGATCGTAGGTGAGATTCACTCAGGGGTTTCCACATTTGATTCCACGGGTGCTGAGACCGTGTTACGCCAATTACGTGATTTGGAAGAAGATGCAAATATCAAAGGAATCCTAGTCGAAATCAATTCCCCTGGTGGAACAGTTGCTGCTTCCCAAGAAATTTTCAATGAACTCCTGCATCTGCGTAAAACTAAAAAGATTGTGGTGAGTATGAAAGATGTGGCAGCCTCCGGTGGGTATTACATCGCCGCAGCTTCCGATTATATTTTTGCACAAAACGGAACCATTACAGGCTCCATTGGAGTCATCTCCTTTGCACCTAATGTGAAAGGACTTTTGGATCGTTATGGGGTAGGAGTTCGCACCTACAAAGCAGGGAAATACAAAGATATGTATTCTCCATTTCGTGACTCAACAAACGAAGAAGATGATATGATTGGAAAACAGTTGCAAGACACCTATCGTAAGTTTGTGGAAGATGTTGCCAAAGGAAGAAACAAAACGGTTAAATCCATTGAAGAGTTAGCAGAAGGAAAAATCTATTCCGGAGAAGATGCATTCCGTAACAAACTTGTGGATGATATTGGTGGGCGAAGAGAAGCTCATAAAAAACTTTCTGAACTTTGCCAATATGATGGCCTCATTCCACTTTTTGAACAAGAGGTCTCACCCTTTGATCGATTTTTGCAATCCATTGGTGTGCGCTTTTTGGGAGACAATTCTCATATATCCAAAATTAGGTCTCTCCTCCAATCTCAAGTTTTGGTCATCTTACCAACAGCACTTGGAAAATTAATGTTATGA
- a CDS encoding LIC10415 family protein — MDVRLNRLLNSAEKLIQDKKDSKDVSGKSGVPVQKSEEKSDFVVSLPVQYHNIQSRLTELQKQLSKEQSRIGLLEDNSQEEDKLKELLFEGEPLFPELGEGKVTKPEILENSKGNISSLLAELKKKEVESENIFSLGMMLNPEEFKGKIGTLSASSMKPISETMVKRLLGN, encoded by the coding sequence ATGGATGTTCGTCTCAATCGTCTCCTCAATTCAGCCGAAAAACTAATCCAGGACAAAAAGGACAGTAAAGATGTCTCTGGAAAATCAGGAGTTCCTGTACAAAAGTCAGAAGAAAAATCCGACTTTGTTGTCAGCCTTCCTGTTCAGTACCACAATATCCAATCAAGGCTCACGGAATTGCAAAAACAACTTTCCAAGGAACAATCTCGGATTGGTCTTTTGGAAGATAACTCACAAGAAGAAGACAAACTCAAAGAACTTCTTTTTGAAGGAGAACCACTATTCCCAGAGTTAGGTGAAGGAAAAGTAACCAAACCAGAAATTTTAGAAAATAGCAAAGGGAATATCTCAAGCCTTCTTGCGGAACTAAAGAAGAAGGAAGTTGAGAGCGAAAATATCTTTTCTCTTGGAATGATGTTAAACCCAGAAGAGTTCAAAGGTAAAATCGGAACTTTGTCTGCTTCTTCTATGAAACCAATTTCTGAAACCATGGTGAAACGACTTCTCGGCAATTAA
- a CDS encoding APC family permease has product MELKRSLNTFDSISVLFSSMVGSGIFFTSGYLIKETGNLWIVLFCWIVGGILALSGSITYAYAARLLPFAGGDYVYLKVAYSPAIAFMSGWSSLLTNFSACVSVLALAFGKYVQILFPELPVWESPTYTLLGLDLQVSSITFIGVLPILFFSILNYFGIKSAVRVQNVFAVLKITGLLLFLALGFSMGNTNWSYLFNSPFPNLMELSFYSKVLIGIVPVSFSYLGWNMITYIAEEVKNPEKTIVRSAITACFLVAGLYFAINLLFVISAPIDELAGQDGIGAIAFQKLFGVNYSILTTSFIAWVILGSMSAILIGGSRVYFAMARDGVFLPSFSKIHPKWHSPYVSIFFQGFVAILFLFVKEIEALLYMITCSILILSCLTAATPFRFEKMGMKSDYKIPFYPLPIFLYIFANIAVMMILFIEKPVTATWGLMITLIALPVYYGFRLDKKMAEAKK; this is encoded by the coding sequence TTGGAATTAAAACGTAGCCTCAATACTTTTGATTCCATCTCCGTTCTCTTCTCCTCTATGGTGGGGTCGGGAATTTTTTTCACCTCTGGGTATTTGATCAAAGAAACCGGAAATCTTTGGATTGTCCTATTTTGTTGGATTGTCGGCGGAATTTTAGCTCTCTCTGGTTCCATCACCTATGCTTATGCAGCCCGCCTCCTCCCATTTGCTGGAGGAGATTATGTTTATCTAAAAGTTGCTTATTCACCAGCCATTGCTTTTATGAGTGGTTGGTCTTCCCTACTGACTAATTTCTCTGCTTGTGTTTCGGTACTCGCACTCGCCTTTGGAAAGTATGTTCAGATTTTATTTCCAGAACTTCCGGTTTGGGAATCTCCCACATACACTTTGTTAGGTTTGGATTTACAAGTTAGCTCCATCACCTTTATTGGTGTTTTACCCATTCTTTTTTTTAGTATTCTCAACTACTTTGGAATTAAGTCGGCAGTGCGTGTTCAAAATGTTTTTGCTGTTCTAAAGATTACCGGACTCCTTCTCTTTTTGGCACTTGGGTTTTCGATGGGAAACACCAATTGGTCTTATTTATTCAACTCTCCCTTTCCCAATCTAATGGAACTTTCTTTTTACTCCAAGGTTTTGATTGGGATTGTTCCCGTATCATTCTCTTACCTGGGATGGAATATGATTACCTATATTGCGGAAGAGGTAAAAAACCCGGAGAAAACCATTGTACGTTCTGCCATCACTGCGTGTTTTCTTGTGGCCGGACTCTATTTTGCGATCAATTTACTTTTTGTGATTTCGGCTCCCATTGATGAGTTAGCTGGCCAAGATGGGATTGGTGCCATCGCCTTTCAAAAGTTATTTGGTGTAAATTACTCTATCCTTACTACTAGTTTTATTGCTTGGGTGATTTTGGGTTCCATGTCGGCTATTCTGATTGGGGGAAGTCGAGTGTATTTTGCGATGGCAAGAGATGGAGTGTTCCTTCCTTCTTTTTCCAAGATTCATCCCAAATGGCATAGTCCTTATGTTTCTATTTTTTTCCAAGGTTTCGTAGCCATTCTCTTTTTGTTTGTCAAAGAAATCGAAGCCCTACTTTACATGATCACTTGTTCAATTTTGATTTTGTCATGTCTTACGGCAGCCACACCCTTTCGGTTTGAAAAGATGGGAATGAAATCGGATTATAAAATTCCTTTTTATCCTTTGCCCATTTTTCTTTATATTTTTGCCAATATTGCGGTGATGATGATTCTATTCATCGAAAAACCCGTAACTGCTACTTGGGGACTGATGATTACTCTCATTGCCCTTCCTGTTTATTACGGATTTCGATTGGATAAAAAAATGGCCGAAGCTAAAAAGTAA
- a CDS encoding potassium/proton antiporter produces MIDSFTLQALVISTLILFSILSSKLFFRFGFPILLIFLTFGMLAGADGPGRIDFSDYGLAQSIGIFALIYILFLGGLESEWDSLKNFLSVGIRLSIVGTILTALILGVLIHYLFPVLGFMESFLLGSIVSATDAASVFNIFKTGSSDLPIHLKKIIEFESGSNDAVGVLLTTIFMNLITADSSFSGFQFFRFFVMQVLVGTMMGYSLGILILYLMNSVKLGYDGLYLVFITASVPFIYAVTTVFQGNGFLAVYIAGIIVGRNKFIHKKSIFRFLNGYVWILQIGMFLCFGLLVYPSRMANIWVPGLLIGVLLILFARPVAVFISLLRVKLPVKEKLFISWVGLRGASPIILATFPIAQGLVWGDLLFHIVFFVVLVSLLVQGSLIPRVAQWLGILKKDPDRKIYHPTDFDNIEFPGMTLQELIVPYNSSVVDKALFEIKLPEQSHILLIARGEQFLIPSGNTQVRGGDVIWVLAKDEVMPIIGKTFMAVA; encoded by the coding sequence ATGATAGACAGTTTTACCTTACAAGCTCTAGTTATTTCTACACTTATTTTATTTTCAATTTTATCGAGTAAACTATTCTTCCGATTTGGGTTTCCCATTTTACTTATTTTTTTAACCTTCGGTATGTTAGCTGGTGCAGATGGCCCAGGAAGAATCGATTTTAGTGATTATGGATTAGCTCAATCGATTGGTATATTTGCTCTTATTTATATTTTATTTTTGGGTGGTCTCGAAAGTGAATGGGATAGTTTAAAAAACTTCTTATCTGTCGGGATTCGGTTGTCGATTGTGGGAACCATTTTGACTGCACTGATTTTAGGAGTGCTGATCCACTATTTATTCCCAGTTCTTGGGTTTATGGAATCGTTTTTACTCGGTTCCATTGTGAGCGCCACAGATGCGGCCTCCGTATTTAATATTTTTAAAACTGGGTCATCCGATTTACCAATCCATTTAAAGAAGATCATTGAATTTGAATCTGGTTCTAACGATGCAGTGGGTGTATTATTAACAACCATCTTTATGAACCTCATCACGGCAGATTCTAGTTTTAGTGGGTTCCAATTCTTTCGGTTTTTTGTGATGCAAGTTCTTGTTGGAACCATGATGGGATATAGTTTGGGGATCCTCATTCTGTATTTAATGAACTCCGTCAAACTGGGGTATGATGGTCTTTATTTAGTTTTTATTACTGCTTCTGTTCCTTTTATTTATGCAGTCACCACTGTGTTTCAAGGGAATGGATTTTTGGCAGTCTACATTGCAGGGATCATTGTTGGCCGAAACAAATTCATACATAAAAAATCCATCTTTCGTTTTTTAAACGGATATGTTTGGATTTTGCAAATTGGTATGTTCCTTTGTTTTGGACTTCTTGTCTATCCTTCACGGATGGCCAATATTTGGGTTCCCGGACTTCTCATTGGGGTATTACTCATACTTTTTGCAAGACCAGTAGCGGTGTTTATTTCACTTCTACGTGTGAAGTTACCAGTCAAAGAAAAGTTATTTATTTCTTGGGTGGGCTTACGCGGTGCTTCCCCTATCATCCTGGCTACGTTTCCCATTGCCCAAGGATTGGTCTGGGGAGATTTACTTTTTCATATCGTATTTTTTGTGGTTCTTGTATCCCTTCTCGTGCAAGGTTCTCTTATCCCTCGGGTGGCACAGTGGTTAGGAATTTTGAAAAAGGATCCTGATCGTAAAATTTATCATCCAACTGACTTTGATAACATTGAGTTTCCAGGGATGACATTACAAGAGTTGATTGTTCCATATAACTCAAGTGTGGTGGACAAAGCTTTGTTTGAAATCAAACTCCCAGAGCAGTCTCATATCCTACTCATTGCCCGTGGAGAACAATTTTTGATTCCCTCTGGAAATACACAGGTAAGAGGTGGGGATGTGATTTGGGTGTTAGCAAAAGACGAAGTGATGCCAATCATTGGTAAAACGTTTATGGCTGTTGCATAA